AAAAAAGAAGCAAAACcgctaaaaaataaaaactacatgGATAATAAATGAGTGTTCACACAATAGCCATACGATGGTACATTTAGAGTTTGTTGGATTTATTTCTTAAATGTATAAATATTTACTTTTTTAAACATAAGTCTTtgaaaatattttaaataaagtaaaaaaatagaaaataattaAATAACCATTTAATGGGAAAGCTTGAGAGACATAAATCGTGTTCCTTATTTTGAAAATAGGTAGAAAGGAAATAAATAACATCAGGGAAAGGTTTAAATACCCGTCTTCATCTCCCAGTAATATACTTAACTGAGTACATAATTGCTATAAATAAGTAACCGGTTACGTATGTGTCACAATCATATGAGCCCAACATTTATTTTTCAGCTTCTCTTATTTCACTTCTTCTCTTTCCCTGTACCTATATAAGTAACCGcataattatattttattccaaAATACACATAATGCTAACCTAGTAGTTGCATAACCAAACATAATTATTATATATGAATAGGTATAGCCAATGAACTGATCTggttataaaacacaatattaaCAACACACTCCATTGAGTACGTATAGGCCCAAACAAAAAGTTTATAACCGAGCCTATTAGTACGTAAAGATCCATAAACGAATGAACAGAGTGTTGGAAACAAGCCTTATTCAACACAATGTGACCAAGTTTGTCGAAAACATAGTTGTTTTCAAAATAGTTTTTTACTATCGTATCATAAACTATATTATTGAGTGTCGTGCCTGTACCGGTGACGTAACAAACCGAATCGATTCCGACCAAACAACATAGGTACCAGTACCGACATTGTCGGAACCATTACCAACAttcttttttatggtttttatcaATGTAAAACACGTGTTACTATCCTTAGggtgccaatgatctctagatcaagtggtggagggcttgcatttctcttgagagatgcaggttcgactcccacttggtgcaaagtgaggcactggtgggcaatgataggggACCCAGGGAAACCttggttggatccttgagccaaacgggttttaccggtaatttcactgtcgtgcctacgggcgggtggactaccgggttttccccggaattggtggtggactcgggttactctcggagtactccgtttgtccagtgagtgcctcgagagtgctcgggattgagtttgttggccgttcaaaaaaaaaaaaaactatcctTAGGGTATGTCACGACTTTATTTTTTAGCTTTTCTCTTTCAGTTATTATACCATGTATTAGTACCGTACCAATACCGTAAAAACCAAACTGAAACATATCAAATTCGGGTCACAATGCCGAATAATTTCATTAGTTTCCAAAATAGTCTTTTACTCCACAAACATGTGTATTTCAAAATTTCACTTTCTTGAACTCCAAACTGCACAAAATAACCGGTTAATTAACCGTAACCGAAAGTAACGTTAATAATCGCTTAAGGAATAATCGGTTAGTGGTTATTATTAACCGTAAGTTAGTAACCGGTTTTTAACcgaaaaaaaccaaaaaaataaaaaaaaaacataaaaaccggttattaaccgaaaataACCGGTTAATTAAACTAACTGGTTAAAATATTTAATCGAACCAGTAAAAAAATAACCGAGTTAAAGTAATAACTGGTTAAAACATTAACCgtcaaagtaaaataaaaattagatTAACTGGTGTAACAGATTAACCGAATCAGTTATTGAAATTAACTAGTTTGTACAGCTCTGCTCTCAAATTAACCGGTGTAACTGATTAACCGAACCAGTTATGCTCGATTAACCGCTTCTATTTGCGTAAGATCCGGGTAGAAAGAAAGCGGCAGAGCACATTCATTGTAGTTATCGGATCCCATTAAAACCAACGCCGTTACGCAACACCTAAACTCTAATCTCACTCTATTATTATCCTAATCTACAATCTAATCCTCTATCAATCTCAACTAATCAAAAATCTACAGAATCAATCCATGGAATCATCAATTCTTCCTACACTGATTCAACTACGAGCATCTGCAAACTCATTTCTATCTCAATTCGAACCGCTAGCAATCGTTGTTGCTCCTATCGTTTCGTTTCTAGTCGCTAGGGTTCTTCAATCGTTTATTCAACTAATTCATGAAAAAGGAGTCAAAGCAACGGTTATTGGATTCGTCATGACACTGTTCAAgtaattattattgttattgttatcgTTATTTTACGTATTATCATGTTTCGAGATGTTTATATGATTTTAATTTGTGTTTTAAGTGATGAAATAGGATATGTTTAGTGATAATTGTTTGTGAAATGTTGATAGGTTGGTTCCTGGTGTGCAGAAGTATATTGATGCCGAGAAACAAAAGGTATGGTAATTTTttgttattaatattttatttaggtTACAGAGGTTAATTTGGGAGTATGTGGTACATTTATTGAAGTTTTTTTGATTTATATGTGACATGTGGTTGAGATTTCATGCTTTTTGAGTGATTTATTAGTCATGCTACATTGATGCACATACaaactttaacgttattttactaatttcgtgaaaataacgttaaaagcggctgATGGTTAACCATgtatcatgtggtggcgttgatagctgaaagacacgtgagtacatgcactaatcggtttctgtcccgattgtttgagtcatagttattaaaggcactaggcgcactcaaggcgcataggcctcgcctggcgcactcaaggcgcataggcctcgcctggggcctaggcgcaaagcgcaaaaaaagcgagggcctgagaaaaataaagcgcataatgaaaaaatttgaaaaatatattatgtattagaaaaagaatactattgttcaaataaaataaacaaagtcTATTATGTAGCACTTTATATCATCTAATTAGTACcaaaatattagtgtattagtgtagaaaagtagttttccttgattaaaagtagaaatttggctagaatcttgtcggaatttagccggaatctaggaatcttgccggaatgtgcgcctgaaccatcacctagagagttaaagcgcaattgcctcgacttaaagcgcaactgcctcgcctcgcctgaaaaatgggcctaggcgcaagaggcgatggcttttaacaactatggtttGAGTGTTATGTTccttaggtccaaggcttgatacaaaactacaatcgagccgggggtctcactggaagcagcctctctattcctacagggtagaggtaaggctgtctacatctacaCTCCTCAGACCCtgccttagctttgctatttgtgggatttactgggtttgatgatgatgatgatggaaatAAAAGTATCAAACAGTAGCTAGTTTAGAGTTGATTATTTTGATGAGTTTAAACCTATGATATTCCGAATAAGGAATTAATTTGGGAGTGTTTGTAGTACATTTAGTGAAGTTATTAATATGACATGTGATTAGGAGTTCATACTTTTTGAGTGATTTAATAGTCATGCCACATTGATGCACATGGAAATCAAACAGTAGCTAGTTTAGAGTTTATCATTTTAAACCTATGATATTCTGAATAAGGAAACGGTTTGAGTATTTGTAGCTAATCTACGTATAGTATCTTTTGATTTGTATTTTCTATCGGTTGTAGAGTTTAGGGATTGTTTATCTAAACAGCTTATTGTCACGGAATTGTTATTGTGAGCACTGTGCCGAGGACTCCGATCCCTAAGGAAGTGCTATATCGACCCACTTACGATCATGGGTTAGTGGTTTCTCCTGCCTTAAATTTATTGACCGGTGAGGTGTAAAGTGCTtatgagtatatatatacatgaGTGACTAGGAACATAAGTGTTTAAACATGTTTCCGAGTAGATACGGTCTTCAAACATTTGGCCCGCCACATTATGCTGATAAATAAAAGCAGATGGCCAACTTATTGAAAGCAACTTATTCAACTTAATGGTAAACTTGTAATTTTAAACGGGCAAGAATAGCCGGTTTGAAATAAGCATCTCACTGTTTTATTGAATATGACTTATTTTGCTCTAAAATTAGTTAATACGTATTCATCTGTTTTCAATAATGCAATAAGCGGTTTAAATGCAATAATTCATGGCTTCGTTTAACTGAAAAGTGGTCAAGCAATCTTTAATAGTATCCAAACTATGACATGTCAACTTGCTGATTAATATATCCTTTTGTGAAAAGGGGAAATTGATTATATTAAAACAAGTGTTCATGTTCTACTACATAGGTTGTTGACAAATTGCAATCTTCTGGTAAATCTTCAAGGGATGGTTGGAAAACTGAGCTCCCAAATACGGGATTAGGAACAAAGGTTCTAGAACAAATGAAAGACCTCAAACAAAAAGATCCAGCTTGGCAAGGCAAATGTTCTGGTACAGTGTATGTTCTACAAACCTTTTCTACAATATTACTAGATTTTGGTGTTTAACTTGAAAGTTAGAAACATAACAATGAAAATCTATTGCTTTTTGTGCAGATATATTGGAGGAAATGAATCTGAAGGTCACTTTTCATTAATAAACGAGGCATGTTCAATGTTAGTAAGATGCTGATTTTTAATCCTCACATGCTATTCTATGTTTTAGACCATAAAATCTTTTCAATTATTTAAACATTACATTATAATCTTAGGTTTGCACATACCAACCCGTTACATTTAGATGTATTCAAGAGTGTTGTGAGATTTGAGGCAGAAGTGGTTGCAATGACTGGCGCTCTTTTCGGAAGTAAAGAAAAGGCATCCGGAGGGAAAATATGTGGCAATATGACTTCAGGAGGAACAGAGAGTATATTAATGGCTGTCAAATCGTCACGTGATTATATGAGGGCGAAAAAGAATATTACATGTCCGGAAATGTGGGTTTGATTTTTTTTGTCCTAAGTTTACTTTTAAGGTGGCAATATGGGTGGGCGGGTCGGTCATTTGGAATAATACAAACGGTTTTAAGTTTTACTGAGCCGGTCAAATGGGTTTGGGCTGACCTTTGACCCTTTTTGCCCGAATTTTGTTTATTGTGAATAATTAAATTTGATGCATAGATACGAATCATACGATAAAATCCATATTATTAAAACAGTCAGATAATTTCTTTTAACTGAAACATTTTAGGTCAAAGTGGGtgggttgggtaacgggtcaaaatgactTCAGGTCAAATTGGTGGTTTTAATTTGCTGGTGAAACGGTTCGGATGGGGTTGGGCCAACCATCGACCTATCAACCATTTTTGTTCGTTTTTTATGTTTTGTAAATAACTAATGCGTTACATATGATCTTAATTCAAATGGTTGGGTTGGTTAACCGGTTAAAAGTGACCCAGCTTAAAATGGAAAATTTTAACATGCGGGTCAACCGACCAACACACTTTTGCAAATTTTAAGTAATTGATGTGTTGAAAAGGATTAAAGTAAATAATTCAGGACACTGTAAGCATTTGAATACACGTAGAGACTTTTGACCTGTTAAAACTGTTTGACCCGATATCACTTATCAGTAAATAATTGACTCTTTTTCATATAATTCAGTTGAACTTTCCACCTCTAATCTATAAagtttttttctctctctctttccgAGCGCAGGATAATACCTGAATCTGCACACTCAGCTTATGACAAAGCTTGTCaatatttcaaaatcaaattgtGGCGTGTTCCCGTGAATAAGGAATTTCAAGCAGATGTTAAAGCTATCAGGAAATATATCAACAAAAACACCATTATGGTACGTGGTTGTTGAACTGGTCTGGTACACTGATTGTCATCTTTTCAGTATTATTCAATACACCTAAATCTTAACAACTCAACGTTTTAACCGCAAATTAGATTGTTGGATCGGCTCCTGGTTTTCCACATGGAATCATTGACCCAATAGAGGTAAGGTGTATGATCTAGCAAAGTTTATCAGTCACTAACTTGTtaaataatttgtttactgttgATGATTTGTGGGTTATATACTTATATCTTGCAGGAGCTCGGTGAATTAGCAGTTAGTTACAGGATTTGTCTGCATGTAGACCTTTGTCTTGGTGGTTTTGTGTTACCTTTTGCACGTAAACTCGGGTGTGATTATCTTAGCGTTTTGTTCATTACTAATGTTGCTTATATTATATTACCAATATGCACTAATGCCAAAATATAATAAATTATAtgatttaatttattattttgcAGGTACCCAATTCCACCATTTGATTTTACAGTTCAAGGAGTGACCTCTATATCAGCAGATGTTCATAAGTATGGGTTGGCACCCAAAGGGACTAGTATAGTGTTATACAGAAATCATGATATTCGGAAGGTAACTAGTCTctattagggctgtaaacgaaccgaacaaacacgaacaagaccttgttcgtgttcgtttgttaagaaatatgtgttcgcgaaccgttcacgaacacttatggAACGAGATTTTacgttcgtgtttgtttgttaaggtaATGAagttgttcgtgttcgtttgtgtttgtttgttaattttaggaaaCAAACAAAAAGAACATTGACGAACACAAATTAGCACAAaataatgttcatgaacacaaatggaaacaaatgaacacaaacaatcgttcatgaacagaatatataatacacttacacttattaaatatttaatttgtcagaattttgaagtatttaaatagatataaaaactaaaaacactaatgaactatcaaacacaaacaaacacgttaccgaacgttcacgaacataaacgaacgaacacgacttctgttcatgtttgttcatttaactaaacgaacgaaatttcttgttcgtgtttgtttgtttattaaacgaacgaacacaaacgaacttcctgccgaacggttcacgaattgttcgccgaacgtttggttcgtttgcagccctagtctCTATTAAGTCACTGTAATTCAACATTTTGTAGCATATAAGCTGTTTACAAACTTCTAATAACACAGGTGAACTAtgattatttttaataaatgACTATTTATACTGTTTGCCTACCTTTCCATTTGATCGATTTTCCAAAACAGAACGTTTGACTTCcatatgtatgtgtatgtgtgtgtatataatcAAAATCAAATAAGAACTTGAATATTGGTTAAAACTTATGAACTAACCAAAGTCTGATGTTTGATTGTTTGGTTTATATGAGTCGAGCCAAATCACAAAATTCACACTTTTCTTGCTTTCTCATATTTGACGGTGGCTGGCGTTCTGGAAATTGGCTAACTTGTGCATCCTTCTGACCTAAACAGCATCAGTTTGTTGCTGGTAAGATTCTTTCTTCTGAATCATGTTATCCTTAAAAAAAAGAGTGTATTACctgctacaaaaaaaaaaaaaaaaaaaaaaaaccaatataACATGAACACTTTTTGTAAAAAAAGTAGTTTTAATTAATAATCAGTGTGTCAAATATGATTACTTAAAGTTGTACATTTTCGGTAATCTATTTTTTAAGGCAAAtctggatttaaataatcccaacttgctcaatttggccgataataatcccaactcagttattggccgataataatccgaactggtccacttttggccgataatagtccgccgttaaaaatagcttaacggagttaagcttttttccgaattacaaaccgatgttttatggattttgatcagaacgaggatacgagttgattgatataaaatttacctggaaatactgccccaaacgacgaaaacggtgcttcaattcgggtgtttaaacttccaattaacaaaaatcaagtcgtttgaagcaccgtttcgaggtaagttttacataaatcgaatcgtatcctcgttctgatcaaaatccataaaacatcggtttgtaattcggaaaaaaaacttaactccgttaagctatttttaacggcagactattatttggccaaaagtggaccagttcagattattatcggccaataactgagttgggattattatcggccaaattgagcaagttgggattatttaaatccaatttgccttttttTAATAACCGATTTAGGAGATATTATGCAGAACGTTAAAGCATAACCCACGTCACGTCTTACGTGTTTGACCCATTAACGATAAAGCATGACTCAAATCAATCCAGTTACAAGTAGATAGATTGAATTTTCCAATCTACGTGTGAGCTTGATGCatgaaattataaaatatatgtGTATTTAAAGTGCGTTTTATGTTAATACTACAGTTACCGAGTGGTCTGGTGGTCTATATGTATCTCCAACAATTGCTGGTAGCCGACCTGGAAACGTGATTGCCGGAGCTTGGGCAGCTATGATTTCATTAGGGCAAGAAGGTTGCGTATTTAAAATTTGATGTTATAATTTCTGGCCCTTTTTTGTCACATTTGTATAGTTAAAATGATCATTATTTTGTATGTTTTAAAGGTTACCTTGAGCACACAAGAGAGATAATGGAAGCATCAAAGAGGATACAACAAGGGTATGCATCTCTCTCTGTCTCTTTTTTTAATTCCAAGGTGGAAATTACTTATTTGCCCTATTTGAATGTTCTGTAGAGTGAAAGAGATCCCCGAATTGTTTATCATTGGAAGGCCAGATATGACAATTGTGGCGTTTGGCTCTAATGTAATTGACATATTTGAAGTGAATGACATATTGTCCTCTAAAGGCTGGCATTTTAGTCCCTTGCAGAGACCCAACAGGTATATGATCATAATAATTTTATTTCGTGAAATAATAATCTGGAAATGACATTTCGAACGTATTGTTCATATTTCAGCATTCATATCTGTGTGACCCTTCAACATGTGCCTGTTGTTGATGAATTCCTCAACGATTTAAAGGATTCAGTGCAAACTGTAAGTCTCCAAATTTTCTTGTTTAGAAAACTTTTCATTTATTTGGATTAGGATCCAATACAAAGTGGATATTACTTGAGAAGGGTACTATGTGCTTTTGGATCGTTGATTACACTATTTCAATGGTTAAGATTGAGTGGCAAGATCGTAATTAACAGTGAAGGTTAATGTTGATATTTTGGCTTAAATCTAGCTTCAACgtttttcttttaaaaactcAAATAAGTTATTGagttaactttcgttttgctccttgtggtttggtcattttaatgattttgctcctatagtttaaaaatagtcattttcctccctgatctttcgattttgtcgccagtttgctctTTGGCTCTAACTCAGTTAAAGCGTTCAATTAAAAGTAGAGGTATTTCAGTAGTTTACTCCCTGGCTCTAACTCAACTAAAACGTTTAGTTAAAAGTCGCGGTAGTCGTGGTCGGCATGTGGtagttgcaggtggtggtggatggttgtgGATGGTGGTGGCCGGTAGAAAGAGTGGTTGGAAAGATGGGGGATAGAAAaaaattacttatatacatgtaaataaacaagttatagaTTTATTTAGGTGAAAAGACTTATTTGCCCTtgcttttatctataaaattaccaaaatacccttctagttaatgggttttttggatggagttagaggtggggagcaaaatgacgataagtttgaaaaatcagggaggaaaatggctatttttaaactatggggcaaaaccgttaaaatgaccaaatcacaGGGAACAAAATGGAAGTTAAGTCTAAGTTAtatatactttattattttttttattataaaaaagtATACCATAACATTGAGGATTGATATCTTTGTTTTGAATATAGTATTGGTATATTATTTGTAAAGATGTTGATGCACTATTAATTATAACGTACGTCTAAACTAGTTACAACAATGCTTTTAACATACAACGGTTCGTTCAAGTTGTCCTGGCCTGACACATGAAGGAACCGTGTGATTACAATTGTGTGTCCTAACCATTACAACGTCAAGTCTAAAACCACCTTTAATTTAACTGAAGCATCTACCCATCACACACAAAAATCACTTTGTACAAGAACCAGCTTCTATATATATTTCACCTTGCCGATAAATTGTTCGTTATATTTTTAGGTGAAAAGGAATCCCGGGCCAATAAGCGGAGGACTTGCGCCGATATATGGTGCAGCCGGGAAGATTCCGGATAGAGGTATGGTTAGCGAATTACTGGTAGACTACATGGATAATGCATGCTAATATGATTCTTGGGGTGTTTGGATCCACTTATC
This genomic stretch from Helianthus annuus cultivar XRQ/B chromosome 8, HanXRQr2.0-SUNRISE, whole genome shotgun sequence harbors:
- the LOC110871775 gene encoding sphingosine-1-phosphate lyase isoform X1, translated to MESSILPTLIQLRASANSFLSQFEPLAIVVAPIVSFLVARVLQSFIQLIHEKGVKATVIGFVMTLFKLVPGVQKYIDAEKQKVVDKLQSSGKSSRDGWKTELPNTGLGTKVLEQMKDLKQKDPAWQGKCSGTVYIGGNESEGHFSLINEACSMFAHTNPLHLDVFKSVVRFEAEVVAMTGALFGSKEKASGGKICGNMTSGGTESILMAVKSSRDYMRAKKNITCPEMIIPESAHSAYDKACQYFKIKLWRVPVNKEFQADVKAIRKYINKNTIMIVGSAPGFPHGIIDPIEELGELAVSYRICLHVDLCLGGFVLPFARKLGYPIPPFDFTVQGVTSISADVHKYGLAPKGTSIVLYRNHDIRKHQFVAVTEWSGGLYVSPTIAGSRPGNVIAGAWAAMISLGQEGYLEHTREIMEASKRIQQGVKEIPELFIIGRPDMTIVAFGSNVIDIFEVNDILSSKGWHFSPLQRPNSIHICVTLQHVPVVDEFLNDLKDSVQTVKRNPGPISGGLAPIYGAAGKIPDRGMVSELLVDYMDNAC
- the LOC110871775 gene encoding sphingosine-1-phosphate lyase isoform X2 → MKDLKQKDPAWQGKCSGTVYIGGNESEGHFSLINEACSMFAHTNPLHLDVFKSVVRFEAEVVAMTGALFGSKEKASGGKICGNMTSGGTESILMAVKSSRDYMRAKKNITCPEMIIPESAHSAYDKACQYFKIKLWRVPVNKEFQADVKAIRKYINKNTIMIVGSAPGFPHGIIDPIEELGELAVSYRICLHVDLCLGGFVLPFARKLGYPIPPFDFTVQGVTSISADVHKYGLAPKGTSIVLYRNHDIRKHQFVAVTEWSGGLYVSPTIAGSRPGNVIAGAWAAMISLGQEGYLEHTREIMEASKRIQQGVKEIPELFIIGRPDMTIVAFGSNVIDIFEVNDILSSKGWHFSPLQRPNSIHICVTLQHVPVVDEFLNDLKDSVQTVKRNPGPISGGLAPIYGAAGKIPDRGMVSELLVDYMDNAC